The Vicia villosa cultivar HV-30 ecotype Madison, WI linkage group LG1, Vvil1.0, whole genome shotgun sequence genome includes a region encoding these proteins:
- the LOC131597926 gene encoding UDP-glucose flavonoid 3-O-glucosyltransferase 7-like, protein QQHHVAYLNPSFSCSCYKKLSEFACKGIRQRCVSTTKMEKPLKLYFIPYLAAGHMIPLCDIAYLFASRGHFVTIITTPLNAKILPKSNQFFNVQTFPFPSQEVGLPDGIENISSVTDLESGYKIYHATILLRELIENFAEQHPPDCIVADFLFPWVDELANKLNIPRFAFNGFSLFTICAMESLKLHPLPEDASGSFRIPNFPHDITINSTPPMESKSFIDPLLTVALKSNGFIINSLVELDGEEYIEYYEKIIGHKAWHLGPASLVRKTTQEKAERGEKGTLSVQKYLTWLNSKKDNSVIYISFGTICYFHDEQLYEIASAIEASGYDFIWVVPEKKGMENESEEDKQKWLPKGFEERNKGMIVKGWAPQVVILGHPAVGAFLTHCGWNSVVEAVSVGVPMITWPVHSDQFYNEKLITQLRGIGVELGADEWIMAAFKDMKKLVERDRIEKALRRLMDGGDEAVEVRRRAREFAKITRYAAGEGGSSYENLTTLIDEIKRLRDSKIA, encoded by the coding sequence CAACAACATCATGTGGCTTATCTAAATCCGTCGTTTTCCTGTTCCTGCTATAAAAAGTTATCAGAATTTGCATGCAAAGGCATAAGGCAGCGTTGTGTCTCAACCACAAAAATGGAGAAACCACTCAAACTTTACTTCATTCCATACTTAGCAGCTGGCCACATGATCCCTCTATGCGATATAGCTTATCTCTTTGCCTCAAGAGGCCACTTTGTTACAATCATCACCACTCCTTTAAATGCCAAAATTCTTCCCAAATCCAACCAATTCTTCAATGTTCAAACTTTTCCATTCCCTTCCCAAGAAGTTGGCCTCCCGGACGGCATAGAAAATATCTCCTCAGTCACTGACCTCGAAAGCGGCTACAAAATTTATCATGCCACCATACTGCTCCGCGAACTCATTGAGAATTTCGCGGAGCAGCACCCACCTGATTGCATAGTGGCGGATTTTTTATTCCCGTGGGTGGATGAGCTAGCAAACAAGCTTAACATTCCGAGATTCGCTTTCAATGGTTTCTCCCTCTTTACTATATGTGCCATGGAATCCCTCAAATTACACCCTCTCCCTGAAGATGCTAGTGGTTCTTTTCGCATTCCCAATTTTCCTCATGATATCACCATTAATTCAACACCACCGATGGAGTCGAAGTCTTTTATAGATCCTTTACTCACTGTAGCACTCAAAAGCAATGGCTTCATCATCAATAGCTTGGTCGAGCTTGATGGAGAAGAATATATTGAATATTACGAGAAAATCATCGGTCATAAAGCCTGGCATCTTGGCCCGGCCTCACTTGTTCGTAAAACCACTCAAGAGAAAGCAGAAAGGGGAGAAAAAGGCACCTTGAGCGTGCAAAAATATTTAACTTGGCTTAACTCTAAGAAAGATAACTCAGTGATTTACATAAGCTTTGGAACCATTTGTTACTTCCACGATGAGCAATTATATGAGATTGCAAGCGCGATAGAAGCATCGGGTTATGATTTCATATGGGTTGTCCCAGAGAAGAAAGGGATGGAGAATGAGAGTGAAGAAGATAAACAAAAATGGTTACCAAAGGGATTTGAAGAGAGGAATAAGGGAATGATTGTAAAAGGGTGGGCACCACAGGTTGTTATATTAGGCCACCCTGCAGTGGGTGCATTTTTGACGCATTGCGGGTGGAACTCGGTGGTAGAGGCTGTTAGTGTGGGGGTTCCGATGATCACGTGGCCGGTGCATAGCGATCAATTCTACAACGAGAAGTTGATAACTCAGCTGAGGGGGATTGGAGTAGAACTTGGTGCAGATGAATGGATCATGGCTGCTTTTAAGGATATGAAAAAGCTAGTGGAGAGAGATCGTATAGAGAAAGCTCTGAGACGGTTGATGGATGG